In a single window of the Streptobacillus canis genome:
- a CDS encoding YadA-like family protein: RHNIAGAYGYYNGEHAFALGISGLNETGNLVYKASGSLNTKGHVALGAGFGYQFDKLESRRKDMLTLQRNGNINLLDEKVYELDQEVTTLKDKVNNLEKANKELNEKLDKLIEKFMK, from the coding sequence ATAGACATAATATTGCAGGTGCATATGGTTACTATAACGGTGAACATGCATTTGCATTAGGTATTTCAGGATTAAATGAAACAGGGAATTTAGTGTATAAAGCTTCAGGATCATTAAATACTAAAGGTCATGTTGCATTAGGAGCTGGATTTGGATATCAATTTGATAAATTAGAATCAAGAAGAAAAGATATGTTAACACTTCAAAGAAATGGAAATATCAATTTACTTGATGAAAAAGTTTATGAACTTGACCAAGAAGTTACAACATTAAAAGATAAAGTTAATAATCTTGAAAAAGCTAATAAAGAATTAAATGAAAAACTAGATAAATTAATAGAAAAGTTCATGAAATAA